GCTGGCGGCGCCGTGCACCCAGAAGAGCGGCTCACGCCCCCGGGCGCGCTTCGGCGCCCGGGGGCTGTTTGTGCCCTGGTATACTCACCGGTGCGACGGAGGAAGGGCGGCCGCTTACCCTGTTTCGGCAGGGTGAGAGGAAAGTCCAGACAGCACAGAGCGAGGTGCCCGGCGTAAGCCGGGGTCGGGTAACCGATAGCTAGAGCCACAGAGACCAATGCCCGCCCGAAGCGCCTCGGCGTGAACGGCGGGAGTGAAAAGGGTAATCCTCCCTGCTGCAACCTCAAGCACGGCCGTTGACGCTGCTCGCAGAGGCCGGGGTAGAGGGCACTCCGAGCGATCGGAGGCTCGGCGGGCGACCGCCGGGCAGATAGATGGTCGCCTGAAACAGAATCTGGCTTACTCTCCTCCGTCGCACCCTTCGCCTGCCAGACCGTCCGCGCCGACGCTCCATCGACCGCGCCCGGCGGTCGTTTCGTCGAGGCGGATCGCGTATCATCCGCCCGTGTCTCGGTACCTCTGGCGTCTGATCGCCGTCTCACTCGCGCTGGCCGTCGTGCTCGGGGCTGCACCGGCCACCCAGGCCCAGCCATCCGCTCCGCGCTACGGCACGCCCCGCGCCGACGGCGACTACGAGATCCCGAACGGCTGGTTCTACACCCAGGCCGCGCCCGGCCAGCACGGCAACGGCTACCGCGTCGCCAACGAGGCCGGCATCCCGTTCTGGGACGCCTTCCAGGCCCAGGGCGGCGTCGAAAAGCTGGGCTATCCGCTGACCCGCCGCTTCACCTGGAACGGCACGGTCGTTCAAGCGTTCCAGAACGGCGCGCTGCGGTGGCTTCCTACCGAGAGCCGCGCCGAGCTTCGCCCGCTGCGGGATATCGGCGATCCGCCGGCTGATGCGAAGCGCGCCGAGCTGCCCCTGGCGTTCGGGGGCGAGGCCCAGCGCAAGCCCTGGTCCGGCTGGTGGTGGCCCGCCAACGACGTGGTCGGTGGGCCGCGCCTGTTCGACCTCGACGGCCCGCTCGCTCGCTACGACCGGTATGTAGAGTCACTGGGCAAGCCTGACCCTGAGACGGTCGCGTGGGAGCGCGCCGAGATCCGCTTCTCCGGGCTGGCCTGGGCCGGCCACTGCAACGGGTGGGCCGCGGCGGCGCTGCTCGAACCGGAGCCCAGCCGCGAGCGGACAGTCAACGGCATGACCTTCAGCGTGGCCGACCAGAAGGGACTGCTCACCTCCTACCATTTCGCAGACGCGGCCGCCTGGGCGGTCGGCAGCGAACAGGTCGATGTCGGTCCGGCCGACTTTCACAGAGCGGTCACGGCGTGGATCGGCGGCGAGCGCAAGGGCGCGGTCTTCACCTACCGCCCGGTCGGCGAGGAGATCTGGAGCTACCCGGCCTATAAGTTCGAGACCGAGATCGGCCCAGATCCCCAGGAGGCGAACCTCTGGCGAGTCAGGACGACGGTCTGGCTGGTCGACAACAACGTGCCAGCCGGCTTTGTCGGGAGCAGCCCCTGGCCAGCCGCCGCCGGCAAGGTGCTGGAGTACACGCTGACCGGGCCCGATCCGCACCGTCCGACCGGCGGCGCGTGGAGCCCGCGCACCGACGGTCGTTTTGCGCGACCGTTCATGGTCTGGTACCCCGACCCGGGCAGCCGCAACCTCGGTCGGCAGCTCGCCAGCCCGAACCTCGACTACGGGCTGATTCGCCAGATCACGCGTGGGCCAGCCCCGAAGCCCCTGTTCGATCCGCGACCTCGCCTCGACGGCGGATCGCTGGCGCCGCCGGAGGTCGTCCCGCCTGGCCGCTTTGGGAGGTAGGCAGCCATGTCCCAGGATCGCGCTGGCATCGTCGTTCGTGCGGCCACGGCCGCCGACGAGGCGTCGGTCGTTGACGGCATCAACGCGCTCCTCGCGGAGCTTGGGGGTCGCACACTCGACGCCGCCAGCGCCGGCGCAGCGTTTCGGGCACTCCTTGACAGGCCGGCAACCGGCTGGGTGCTCGTCGCCTGCCCGGCCGTCCCGAGCCGGTCGTCCGAGGTCGTCGGCCTTCTGACCGTGTCGGTCCAGCACGCGATCAGAACGCGCGGACCGTACGCACTGATCCAGGAGTTGTGGGTGTCGGAAGGCGGGCGCGGCCTGGGCGTCGGACGGGCGCTCTTCGAGGCATGCGTTCAGCAGTGCGCTGAGCAAGACATCTCGGTCGTCGAGGTCGGCTTGCCGAGCGAGCGCTTCCCTGAGTTCGCGTCAACGCAGGCGTACTACCGGGCGCGTGGATTCGTCGACACCGGACCACGTATGCGGTGGACGGCCCCGAAGCTGGCCGGCTCGTAGGCAGCGCGCCCGATGCGCCACTACGGGTCGCGGATCAGCGACGCGCCGGCCAGCGCCCCGACGCCCGTCGCGATCACGTTCACGACGTCGTTGGTGATCCAGGGCACGCCGCGCACGAGCAGTCTTTGCACTCCGCAGTGCGCGCCCCCGGCCTCTGAAGGATCGCCGCAGACCACGCAGACGTAGCTCGCCTGCACCGTGTCGCCGGCCAGCGAATCCGCCAGCGACCCCGCCAGGCCCGCCACAATGGCCGCGACCACAGTTCCCCAGCGTCGCCGTGAGGCCAGTGCCCAGACGCCGCCGATCAGCGCCGCGCCGACCCCGGCCGCGGCCCACCCGAGCGGCGTGACCCCGCCCGACACACCCGGCCGGACCGGATCGCCGGTCAGAATGGAGCGCGGTGGCGACGGCGAGCGCACGCCGATCTCGCTGGCCCAGGTGTCGGCGGCGGCAGCGGCCAGCGCGCCGAGCGCCATACTCCGCCCGGACGGGCAGCCCGCCGCCGACAGCGCCACGCCAAGCGCTGCGAAGCCGCCGTTGGCGAACACCTGCACGGCGTCACGCTGGTGGCCCCTGGCCGCGACCAGCTCGCCGGCCACGGCCTTGCGGCGGGAGAGTGCGCTCCCTGAGACGAAAAAGGCGATCAGGCCCAGGCTGGCCGGCCAGCCGCCAAACCCGAACGTCGACGCCCCGACACCCGTAGCCGCGATGGCCCCATCGAGGGTCAGGGCTCGGCGCTGCCACCCCAGACCGGCCACGAGCGCGCCCAGCCCGAGCGACACCGCCACCCGCCGGGGCATGCGTTTCAGCCGCCCGTCGGGCCGGGCGGTGGCAGTGGACCGACGAACGCCCTGCTGGGCAGCGTCCCCGCCTCGGCCCGCTCGATCAGCTCCGTCATCGCGCTGCGAGCCGCCAACGTGTCAGCCGCGCTGTACTGGCTCGCCGCCAGCTCGGTGAACTCGTCCTCGTCCAGTACGAGATACCGGTGGTCCGGCCAGACCCAGAGATCGAGCGCGAGATCCACGAAGGTCAGCTCGGTGCCATCGACCTTCGCCGGGGCCGTGATGTTGCAGTACCAGCCCTTCAGGTCGCCGGCCGCCGAGTACACCTGGAACACGTTGTACCAGCGGTCGAAGTAGTACCACTCGTAGAAGACGTCGCCCTTCTCGAAGCGGACGTACCCCAGATCCCGCCCGTCCCGCTCGAAGACCGCCGTGAAGAACAACTGCTCGTCGTCGCGGTGGATCTCCCGGCCGATCCAGCGGTAGCTCCTCGTGCCGTCGTAGAACAGCTTCTGAATGACGAGCGGCTTTGCGTGAGGGGCGTCGTCGGCCGGAATGTGTGCGCCGCTGGTGGTCATGCCTTCGCCTCAGATGTGCTGGTCGTGTATGAGCGGGCGGCGGCCACCCGATTCGCGATCATCGCGGCGCTGGCTCCGGCGCCCACCCCGTTCCCGATGTTGACGACGGTCAGGCCCGGCGCGCAGGTCTGGAGCATCGTCATCAGCGCCGCCACGCCCTCGCCGCCGAGGCCGTAGCCGACGGGCGTCGGCAGACCGATGACCGGCACATCCACCAGCCCAGACACCACCGAGGGCAACGCGCCGTCCATGCCGGCCGCCACGATGATGACGTCCGCGCCAAGCTCTCGCAGCTCGCGGAGCGGCCCGGCCAACCGGTGGATGCCGGCCACGCCCACGTCGTAGTAGGCGCGGACGGTGCAGCCCATCTCGGCGGCCACCACCTCGGCCTCTTCGGCGTAGGAGATATCGGAGGTGCCGGCCGTCAGCACGCCGACGATCCCGCCCGGTCGCGGTGGCTGGAAGGTCGGGCGCTTGAGGATCACGATGCCGGAGCGCCCGCGCACCACGATCTGGCAGTCGGCGTGCTGCTCGCGCAACTGGTCGACGAGCGCCTCCGGCGTGCGGCTGAGGATCGCCCGGCCGCGCGCGTCCAGGAAGACCTGCACGGCGGCCAGCGTGTCCTCTGGCCGCTTGCGGTCGGCCAGGATCACCTCGGGCACGCCCTTGCGATGCTCGCGGCCGGTGTCGGCACGCACGGTGTCGTCGCCGGGGCGCGATCCGCCCGTGGTGATGTCGAGACCCTGCCAGCCGTGCAGCAGTCGGTCGAGGCCGTCACTCATACCGGGGATTATAGAGGCGGCCATGGCGCCAGATCCGACCATCCCGTAGCGACGAGCCGTGCCGTCGATGTATCTTTGTCAGCAGCCGGCAGAACGGACCTCGTTCCGGGGGTCTGCTACACTTGCCGACAGATCGCCCCATGTCAGCATGGAGATGCGCCGATGGTCTTCAGCCCGATTCCCACGTCCGAGCTGATCCAGCAGGATCGCGAGCATCTGATCCACCCGCTCTACCATCCAGACGAGCACGAGTCGCCCATCATCTTTGCCCAGGGCAAGGGCGCGATCCTCACAGACGTTGAGGGCCACGAGTACATCGACGGCCTCTCCTGTCTCTGGAACGTCGCCGTTGGGCACGGACGCACCGAGCTGGCCGAGGCCGGCGGGCAGCAGCTTCAGACCCTCGCCTACGCCAGCAACTACACAGGCTTCTCGAACATCCCGGCCATTCAGCTCGCCAGTGAGCTGATGAAGGTGGTCTACCCGAATCTGCGGGCCGTCTACTTCACAAGCGGCGGCGCGGAGTCGAACGACTCGGCCTTTAAGACGGTCCGTTTCTACTGGAAGGCGAAGGGCAAGACCGACAAGACCAAGATCATCTCGCGCCAGTGGGGCTACCACGGCGTGACCATCGGCGCGATGAGCGCGACGGGCATCCCGTCGTACCACAAGAACTTCGGTCCGATGGTGCCCGGCCACATCCACATCCCGGCCCCGTACTACTACCGCGCCGACACCACGGCGAACTGGGAGGAGTACGGCGTCGAGGCCGCGAACGAGCTTGAGAAGGCGATCCTGGCCGAGGGTCCGGATACCGTCGCGGCGTTCATCGCCGAGCCGGTCCAGGGCGCTGGCGGCGTGATCCCACCCCCGCCGACCTACTTCCCGCGCATCCGCGAGATCTGCGACAAGTACGACGTGCTCTTCATCGCGGACGAGGTCATCACGGGTTTCGGGCGCACCGGCAAGTGGTTCGCGCTGGAGCACTGGGGCGTTCAGCCCGATATCCTGAGCTTCGCCAAGGCGATCACCAGCGGCTACCTGCCGCTCGGCGGCATCGTCCTGTCGGAGAAGATCCACCAGACGATCTTGGACGTCCCGGCTACCGAGAAGTGGATGCACGCGTACACCTACTCCGGGCACCCGACCTGCTGTGCGGTCGGGCTGGCGAACCTCCGCATCATGGTGGAGGAGAAGCTGCCGGAGCGGGCGGCGGTCCTGGGCGAGCGGCTGCTCGAAGGCTTCAAGCAGTACACCGACCACCCGGCTGTCGGCGATGTGCGGGGCCTTGGTCTGATGGCAGCCATCGAGCTGGTGTCCGACAAGAAGACCAAGGCGGCCTTCCCGGCCTCGGCGAAGGTCGCGGACCGGCTGGCGCAGGAGTTCCGGGCGCGCGGACTTTACACCCGTGCGCGCGGCGAGGTCATCATGATGGCGCCGCCGCTGATGATCCCTGAGGAGACGCTGGACAAGGCCGTCAAGATCATCGGCGACTCCATCGACGCGGTCTACCGGGCCGTCAAGTAGGAGCCGTCCACTGACCGCCACACTCTTGCAGGGACGTCCGGTCGCGGATGCGATCTGGGCCGACGTCGAGCGCCGAGCCGCCGTCCTTCGGGATGGCGGCTCGCCTGCGCTGACGCTGGCGATCGTCGAGGCGGCCGACGATCCCGCTTCGGCGGCCTACCTGCGGCAGATTCAGCGGCTGTTCGAGCGGCACGGCCTCCTGACCGCCCGCCACAAGCCGGCCGAGCCGACGCAGACGGCCCTCAACAGCCTGCTCGAACGGCTGTCCGGCGACGCCGCCGTGCACGGCATCCTGTTGACCCAGCCGCTGCCGGCAGGCCTCAACCTGGAGGCAGCGCTGCGCCATCTCTCACCTGAGAAGGATGTCGAGGGCGTTCACCCCTGGAACGCCGGCTCGCTGGCCCAGGGTCGTCCGAAGCTGGTCCCCAGCACGCCCCTGGCCGGCATGGAGATCCTCGCGGCGAACGGCGTCGAGCTACGCGGGAAGCATGCCGTCGTCGTCGGTCGCAGCCCGATCGTCGGTCGGCCGCTGATTCAGCTCCTGCTGCTGGCCGACGCCACCGTCACGATCTGCCACACCCGGACCGTCGATCTGCCGAGCGTCACCCGTCAGGCCGATGTGCTGCTGCTGGCGGCCGGCCGCGCCGACCTGATCGACGGCACGATGGTCCGGCCGGGGGCGGTAGTCGTGGACTTCGGCATCAACGTCCTGGGCGATAAGCTCGTCGGCGACGCGGCCTTTGACAGCGTGTGCGACGTGGCTGGCAGCATCACGCCGGTGCCCGGCGGCGTCGGACCGGTCACCAACGCGGTGCTGGCCCGCAACCTGGTGCAACTCGCGGAGCTGGCCGCCGGCGGCTGAACCGATGGGCAGCCCCGGGTCGGGCCGTCTCCAGCGCAGAATTGATGCGCGGTCGCTGCTCGCGACGTACCATTGCGAGCAGGAGGCACCCAGGCGCCATGCATCGGTTGACCGCGCTTTCGCTCGCCGCGTTGACGGCCTTGACCCTCGCCTATGGCACGGTCACAGCAGCACCTGCCGCCCCGATCACGACCGATTTGGCGCGGGCTGCTGTCGCCGGCCTTGCCGCCGAGGCGTCGGCGGCCCAGGCTGACGCCTTCGAGGTTCGCGCCGAGAACACGCCGACCTTCAGCGGCGTGGCCGCCAACCAGCACGTCCAGGCGCTGGCTGTCACCATCGGCAGCCGGCCGGCCGGCGCGGCCGTGCAGGATCAGACCCATCAGTACCTGTTGAGTCAGCTCCAGGCGATGGGCTACCAGGCGGAGCTGCAGAGCTTCCCGATCACCGCGTACCAGGATCGCGGATCGCGGCTGGCGGTCTCCGCGACCGGCACGTCGGTGGACGTGAACACGATCCAGTACTCGATTGGCGGCGACGTGCAGGGCGTGCTGGTCGAGGCCGGGCTTGGCCGTCCCGAGGAGATGGAAGCGGCCGGGGTGGCCGGCCGGATCGTCCTGGTCAACCGGGGCGACATTCGCTTCGTGGACAAGGTGAACGCAGCCACGGCAGCCGGCGCCCTGGGCGTCGTCATCGCCAACAACCAGCCGGGCAACTTCAACGGCAGCCTGATCGGCACGTCCACGATCCCGGCTGTCAGCGTCTCGCAGGCGGACGGCGAGACGTTGCGGCAAGTGGCACAGGCGGGCGGCTCGGTGCAGATCACGGTGGACGCATCGGTCGCCCAGACGACCGGCGCGAACGTCGTAGCGACGCGCCCGGGCGGACCGCGGACCCTGGTGGTCGGCGCACACATCGACTCGGTGTCGGCCGGCCCGGGTGCGAACGACAACGGCTCGGGGACGGCCGTCATGCTGGAGCTTGCCCGCGTGATGGCGTCCCGCCCGACGCCATTCACGCTCAAGTTCGTCGGCTTCGACGCCGAGGAGATCGGGCTTGTTGGCAGCAACTACTACGTGTCGCAACTGTCCGAGGCCGAGCGACGCAGCGTCGTCGGCATGATCAACCTGGACATGGTCGGCGTGGGCACAGAGAGCCGTGTCGGCGGGTCAGACGGCATGGTTCGCCTCGCGCGCGCAGCCGCGACGGCGGTCGGCCTGCCGGTGGGCGAGATGGGCGAGGCCGGCGCCAGCGATCACGCCTCGTTCATCCGGGCCGGCATGCCGGCCCTCTTTATCTACCGCTCGAACGACCCAAACTACCACTCTCCGAACGACCGTGCTGAGTACATCGATCCGGCCAACCTCCAGATCGCCGGCCAGCTTGCGCTGGACGTGATCTCGGCGCTGGAACGCGGTGAGTAGCGGCCGGTGACCGCGGGCCCGGCCGGCTCCGGCGGCCCTCACAGCCCCGGCCGGCTCGACGTGTGGGGACAATCTCGGGTGCATGTCTGGGTCAGCGGTCGGGTCCAGGGCGTCGGGTTCCGCTTCGCGACGGTCGAGACGGCCCAACTGCTCGGGCTCGGCGGGTGGGTTCGCAACCTGGGGGACGGACGGGTGGAAGCCGTCTTTGAGGGTCCGGCCGCCGTCGTGGCGAAGGCCGTCGCGTGGTGCCATCGCGGACCTGCCGGCTCGTGGGTCTCCGATATCGAAACCCGTCCCGAGCAGCCCATCGGCGAGTCGAGCTTCCGCACCCGCCCGACTGACTACGCCGGGGAGGGATGATGCGCGCGAAGCCGGCCGCCCTGCTGCCCGGCGCGGAAGCGTTCGAGTTCCCTGGCCACAGCGACCTGGGGGTCGTCCTGATTCACGGCTTCACGGGTGCGCCGGCCGAGATGCGGCCGGTTGGCGAGTACCTCGCGCAGCACGGGGTTGCGTCGGTCGGCGTGCGCTTGCGGGGCCACGGCACGCACCCGAACGATATGCTCGGGTGCTCCTACGGGGACTGGGTGGCGGACGTCGAAGCGGTGGTGGACGATCTGCTGACTCGCTGCGAACGGGTTGTGCTGGTCGGCCTCTCGATGGGGGGCACGCTGGCATTGAACGTGGCGGCGCGCCACGCCGATGATCCGAGGATCGCAGGGGTCGTCCCGATCTGTGCGCCACTCGTCCTGGATGACTGGCGGCTGGGGCTTGTCAAGTACGTCGCGCGCGTCGTGCGCTGGCAGGGTTGGGGACTGCCCGACATCAAGGACCGAGCCGGCTGGGATCGCCACGTCGGGTATCGGCGCTTTCGGCTCACGGCGCTCGCGGAGCTGATCGCGCTGATGCGTGAGACGCGCGCCCTGCTGTCAGGCGTCCGGCAACCGCTCCTGGTGCTCCAGGCGACCGACGACCACGTCGTTCCGCCACGCAACGCCCAGTTGATTCACGACGGCGTGAGCAGCGCGGATCGGGGCGTGATGTTGCTGGACAATTGCTATCATGTGGTGACGGTCGATCACGCCGCCGATCGAGTCAGCGCGGCGACACTCCAGTTTGTGGAGCGTCTCGCCGGCCGTCCGGCCCCGCTGCCGAGCGTGTGACCGATGTGGCCGTTGCCATCTGCCGATTCTCTGACTCCGACGGTGTCCATGTTCGCCCTTGAGAACCCGCTTACCGTACGACGCATGGTCACGGCCGGCGCCACGATTCTCGGCCTTGCCGGGCTGCTCGCCGCCCTTGGCGAATACGGCCACCGCCAGATCACGCGCTCGCACCGCACCGACTTTCGCGATGACCCCGGCCGCTGGGGCCTGAACGACGCGCAAGAGATCGACCTGACGACCCGCGACGGCGTGCGGCTGCACAGCTGGGTGTTCCGCTCGCCGGAGTCAGTCGGGTCGGTCATCGTGCTGCACGGCCACGGCGGGAACAAGCACACGGTCCTGCCGCTGGCGCGCATGCTCTACCCACGGTACAACGTGCTACTGCTCGACCATCGCGGCCACGGCGACAGCGACGGTCTCCGCACCACTATCGGCTACGAGGAGCGGCTCGACGTGCATGCCGCCGTCGAGTATCTGCTGGAACAGGGGCTGGGGCCGGTCGGCATCTACGGCATGTCGATGGGCGGCGCGACGGCGATCCTGGCCGCCGCCGAGGATCGGCGCATCTCCGCGGTGGTCGCAGACAGCCCGTATGCCCGGCTGCGCTGGGCGGTTGGGCAGGTGGCCCGACTGCGCGGGTACCCGGGCTTCATCGCGCCCGGCATCGCCTGGATCGGCTGCTTCGCGACGGCGTTCCACCTGCGGAACAGCATGGCCTCGTTTGACCCCGTCGAGGTGGTGGATCAGATCGCGCCACGTCCACTGCTGCTGATGCACGGCACAGACGACGAGATCATCCCCGTTGTCAGCGCCCGCATCCTGTATGAGAAGGCTGGCGCGCCGAAGGAGCTGTGGCTCCAGGACGGACTCAAGCACTGTCGCGCGCTCGACGAGTGCTTCGACGAGTTCAGCCGTCGGGTCGTCGCGTTCTACGACCGCTGGCTGGCAGCGCCA
The genomic region above belongs to Chloroflexota bacterium and contains:
- a CDS encoding GNAT family N-acetyltransferase; this translates as MSQDRAGIVVRAATAADEASVVDGINALLAELGGRTLDAASAGAAFRALLDRPATGWVLVACPAVPSRSSEVVGLLTVSVQHAIRTRGPYALIQELWVSEGGRGLGVGRALFEACVQQCAEQDISVVEVGLPSERFPEFASTQAYYRARGFVDTGPRMRWTAPKLAGS
- a CDS encoding DUF92 domain-containing protein encodes the protein MPRRVAVSLGLGALVAGLGWQRRALTLDGAIAATGVGASTFGFGGWPASLGLIAFFVSGSALSRRKAVAGELVAARGHQRDAVQVFANGGFAALGVALSAAGCPSGRSMALGALAAAAADTWASEIGVRSPSPPRSILTGDPVRPGVSGGVTPLGWAAAGVGAALIGGVWALASRRRWGTVVAAIVAGLAGSLADSLAGDTVQASYVCVVCGDPSEAGGAHCGVQRLLVRGVPWITNDVVNVIATGVGALAGASLIRDP
- a CDS encoding DUF402 domain-containing protein; translation: MTTSGAHIPADDAPHAKPLVIQKLFYDGTRSYRWIGREIHRDDEQLFFTAVFERDGRDLGYVRFEKGDVFYEWYYFDRWYNVFQVYSAAGDLKGWYCNITAPAKVDGTELTFVDLALDLWVWPDHRYLVLDEDEFTELAASQYSAADTLAARSAMTELIERAEAGTLPSRAFVGPLPPPGPTGG
- the larB gene encoding nickel pincer cofactor biosynthesis protein LarB gives rise to the protein MSDGLDRLLHGWQGLDITTGGSRPGDDTVRADTGREHRKGVPEVILADRKRPEDTLAAVQVFLDARGRAILSRTPEALVDQLREQHADCQIVVRGRSGIVILKRPTFQPPRPGGIVGVLTAGTSDISYAEEAEVVAAEMGCTVRAYYDVGVAGIHRLAGPLRELRELGADVIIVAAGMDGALPSVVSGLVDVPVIGLPTPVGYGLGGEGVAALMTMLQTCAPGLTVVNIGNGVGAGASAAMIANRVAAARSYTTSTSEAKA
- a CDS encoding aspartate aminotransferase family protein, with the protein product MVFSPIPTSELIQQDREHLIHPLYHPDEHESPIIFAQGKGAILTDVEGHEYIDGLSCLWNVAVGHGRTELAEAGGQQLQTLAYASNYTGFSNIPAIQLASELMKVVYPNLRAVYFTSGGAESNDSAFKTVRFYWKAKGKTDKTKIISRQWGYHGVTIGAMSATGIPSYHKNFGPMVPGHIHIPAPYYYRADTTANWEEYGVEAANELEKAILAEGPDTVAAFIAEPVQGAGGVIPPPPTYFPRIREICDKYDVLFIADEVITGFGRTGKWFALEHWGVQPDILSFAKAITSGYLPLGGIVLSEKIHQTILDVPATEKWMHAYTYSGHPTCCAVGLANLRIMVEEKLPERAAVLGERLLEGFKQYTDHPAVGDVRGLGLMAAIELVSDKKTKAAFPASAKVADRLAQEFRARGLYTRARGEVIMMAPPLMIPEETLDKAVKIIGDSIDAVYRAVK
- a CDS encoding bifunctional 5,10-methylenetetrahydrofolate dehydrogenase/5,10-methenyltetrahydrofolate cyclohydrolase, with translation MTATLLQGRPVADAIWADVERRAAVLRDGGSPALTLAIVEAADDPASAAYLRQIQRLFERHGLLTARHKPAEPTQTALNSLLERLSGDAAVHGILLTQPLPAGLNLEAALRHLSPEKDVEGVHPWNAGSLAQGRPKLVPSTPLAGMEILAANGVELRGKHAVVVGRSPIVGRPLIQLLLLADATVTICHTRTVDLPSVTRQADVLLLAAGRADLIDGTMVRPGAVVVDFGINVLGDKLVGDAAFDSVCDVAGSITPVPGGVGPVTNAVLARNLVQLAELAAGG
- a CDS encoding M20/M25/M40 family metallo-hydrolase, coding for MHRLTALSLAALTALTLAYGTVTAAPAAPITTDLARAAVAGLAAEASAAQADAFEVRAENTPTFSGVAANQHVQALAVTIGSRPAGAAVQDQTHQYLLSQLQAMGYQAELQSFPITAYQDRGSRLAVSATGTSVDVNTIQYSIGGDVQGVLVEAGLGRPEEMEAAGVAGRIVLVNRGDIRFVDKVNAATAAGALGVVIANNQPGNFNGSLIGTSTIPAVSVSQADGETLRQVAQAGGSVQITVDASVAQTTGANVVATRPGGPRTLVVGAHIDSVSAGPGANDNGSGTAVMLELARVMASRPTPFTLKFVGFDAEEIGLVGSNYYVSQLSEAERRSVVGMINLDMVGVGTESRVGGSDGMVRLARAAATAVGLPVGEMGEAGASDHASFIRAGMPALFIYRSNDPNYHSPNDRAEYIDPANLQIAGQLALDVISALERGE
- a CDS encoding acylphosphatase, encoding MWGQSRVHVWVSGRVQGVGFRFATVETAQLLGLGGWVRNLGDGRVEAVFEGPAAVVAKAVAWCHRGPAGSWVSDIETRPEQPIGESSFRTRPTDYAGEG
- a CDS encoding alpha/beta fold hydrolase, which encodes MRAKPAALLPGAEAFEFPGHSDLGVVLIHGFTGAPAEMRPVGEYLAQHGVASVGVRLRGHGTHPNDMLGCSYGDWVADVEAVVDDLLTRCERVVLVGLSMGGTLALNVAARHADDPRIAGVVPICAPLVLDDWRLGLVKYVARVVRWQGWGLPDIKDRAGWDRHVGYRRFRLTALAELIALMRETRALLSGVRQPLLVLQATDDHVVPPRNAQLIHDGVSSADRGVMLLDNCYHVVTVDHAADRVSAATLQFVERLAGRPAPLPSV
- a CDS encoding alpha/beta fold hydrolase; this encodes MFALENPLTVRRMVTAGATILGLAGLLAALGEYGHRQITRSHRTDFRDDPGRWGLNDAQEIDLTTRDGVRLHSWVFRSPESVGSVIVLHGHGGNKHTVLPLARMLYPRYNVLLLDHRGHGDSDGLRTTIGYEERLDVHAAVEYLLEQGLGPVGIYGMSMGGATAILAAAEDRRISAVVADSPYARLRWAVGQVARLRGYPGFIAPGIAWIGCFATAFHLRNSMASFDPVEVVDQIAPRPLLLMHGTDDEIIPVVSARILYEKAGAPKELWLQDGLKHCRALDECFDEFSRRVVAFYDRWLAAPEHGAPPARPAGAATSSG